A window of Periplaneta americana isolate PAMFEO1 chromosome 7, P.americana_PAMFEO1_priV1, whole genome shotgun sequence contains these coding sequences:
- the LOC138703818 gene encoding uncharacterized protein isoform X1 → MSANKERNSFWMLAKKYSITQKPTKENTTFESLLESEKHDAQDILSIMENICALNEKRRKLELENTQSFHRNRSTAFSKMIAGDGDKVIKKMDDDLEYLVNKNNAIFRLLQMASKKKDLLPISIRHQRTLLKALESIVEVCMMRKQLVECFHKLSTVEREKILQKMHSLKCQILFSLNTSNINLEDVCELEHSVDELVSKMTSFNASCFDDMDTSSL, encoded by the exons aTGAGTGCAAATAAGGAACGAAATAGCTTTTGGATGTTAGCGAAAAAATACAGCATAACACAGAAGCCAACAAAGGAAAATACAACATTTGAATCATTACTTGAG AGTGAAAAGCACGATGCTCAAGATATTCTTTccataatggaaaatatttgtgcTCTCAacgagaaaagaagaaaattggaACTTGAGAATACACAAAGTTTTCACAGGAATAGGAGCACAGCTTTTAGTAAAATGATAG CAGGAGATGGAGACAAGGTCATAAAAAAGATGGACGATGATCTAGAATacctagtaaataaaaataacgcCATTTTTCGATTGTTACAAATGGCTTCCAAGAAGAAGGATTTACTTCCTATATCAATTCGACATCAAAg GACACTTCTTAAAGCACTTGAAAGTATCGTGGAGGTTTGTATGATGAGAAAGCAGCTTGTTGAATGCTTTCACAAACTCTCCACTGTTGAAAGGGAGAAGATTTTACAGAAAatg cattcgTTGAAATGCCAGATTCTGTTCAGTCTCAACACTTCCAACATCAACCTTGAAGATGTATGTGAATTGGAGCATTCAGTGGATGAACTAGTCTCTAAAATGACGTCATTCAATGCTTCATGTTTTGACGACATGGATACATCATCattataa
- the LOC138703818 gene encoding uncharacterized protein isoform X2, with protein MSANKERNSFWMLAKKYSITQKPTKENTTFESLLESEKHDAQDILSIMENICALNEKRRKLELENTQSFHRNRSTAFSKMIGDGDKVIKKMDDDLEYLVNKNNAIFRLLQMASKKKDLLPISIRHQRTLLKALESIVEVCMMRKQLVECFHKLSTVEREKILQKMHSLKCQILFSLNTSNINLEDVCELEHSVDELVSKMTSFNASCFDDMDTSSL; from the exons aTGAGTGCAAATAAGGAACGAAATAGCTTTTGGATGTTAGCGAAAAAATACAGCATAACACAGAAGCCAACAAAGGAAAATACAACATTTGAATCATTACTTGAG AGTGAAAAGCACGATGCTCAAGATATTCTTTccataatggaaaatatttgtgcTCTCAacgagaaaagaagaaaattggaACTTGAGAATACACAAAGTTTTCACAGGAATAGGAGCACAGCTTTTAGTAAAATGATAG GAGATGGAGACAAGGTCATAAAAAAGATGGACGATGATCTAGAATacctagtaaataaaaataacgcCATTTTTCGATTGTTACAAATGGCTTCCAAGAAGAAGGATTTACTTCCTATATCAATTCGACATCAAAg GACACTTCTTAAAGCACTTGAAAGTATCGTGGAGGTTTGTATGATGAGAAAGCAGCTTGTTGAATGCTTTCACAAACTCTCCACTGTTGAAAGGGAGAAGATTTTACAGAAAatg cattcgTTGAAATGCCAGATTCTGTTCAGTCTCAACACTTCCAACATCAACCTTGAAGATGTATGTGAATTGGAGCATTCAGTGGATGAACTAGTCTCTAAAATGACGTCATTCAATGCTTCATGTTTTGACGACATGGATACATCATCattataa